Proteins encoded in a region of the Thunnus thynnus chromosome 8, fThuThy2.1, whole genome shotgun sequence genome:
- the evi5b gene encoding ecotropic viral integration site 5 protein homolog isoform X1, which produces MASQVATPTSLQTTATSSSTSLSSPALSPSSPAQLSPDDVELLAKLEEQNRLLETDSKSLRSMNGSRRNSGSSLVSSSSASSNLSHLEEDSWILWGRIVNEWEEVRKKKEKQLKDLVRKGIPHHFRAIVWQLLCNAQNMPIKDQYSELLKMTSPCEKLIRRDIARTYPEHEFFKEKDSLGQEVLFNVMKAYSLVDREVGYCQGSAFIVGLLLMQMPEEEAFCVFVKLMQDYRLRELFKPSMAELGLCMYQFECMIQEQLPELHVHFQAQSFHTSMYASSWFLTIFLTSFPLAVATRIFDIFMCEGLEIVFRVGLAILQMNQTELIQLDMEGMLQHFQKVIPHQLDSGPDKVIHAAYQVKYNAKKMKKLEKEYTTIKTKEIEEQVEIKRLRTENRLLKQRIDTLEKESASLADRLIQGQVTRAQEAEENYLVKRELATVKQQSEEASAQLEQAKNTIRQLQQQQQPHAKGAPRFSEESVLQLERELVQARLKEAESQCALKEMQDKILEMEKRNTSLPDDTNVVRLQEELIGVKLREAEALTGLKELRQQVRDLEEHWQRHLARTAGRWKDSPRKNTLSELQDELMSVRLREAEAQAELRETRQRMLELETQNQIHSNHLRRAEQESRCLQERVQTLTVQNKDLHVQLQEIKRRQAEIECKSKEEVMAVRLREADNIAAMAELQQQISELEIQKEEGKVQGQLNHTDSSQYIRDLKEQITELKHEICCLKGQRGLAKQPAFDGIHIVNHYVGDDESYHSSDEDGVKDPTLQDTQQRSGVGGPIRLRSNLEDTDSEEEEDGEALRLTVPSSGSHKSTTV; this is translated from the exons GCTGCTGGAGACTGACAGCAAGTCACTGCGCTCCATGAATGGCTCCAGGAGAAACAGTGGCTCCTCCCTGGTGTCAAGCTCCTCCGCCTCCTCTAACCTCTCCCACTTGGAGGAGGACTCATGGATCCTCTGGGGACGAATAGTCAATGAGTGGGAGGAAGTGCGCaagaagaaggagaagcagCTTAAG gaTCTCGTTAGAAAAGGGATTCCTCACCACTTTCGGGCAATAGTGTGGCAGCTGTTGTGCAATGCTCAGAATATGCCCATCAAGGATCAGTACTCAGAGCTCTTGAAGATGACGTCACCTTGCGAGAAGCTGATTCGCAGGGACATCGCCCGCACTTATCCTGAACACGAATTTTTCAAGGAGAAAGACAGCTTGGGCCAGGAAGTGCTCTTCAATGTCATGAAA GCATATTCTCTGGTGGACCGTGAGGTTGGCTATTGTCAAGGAAGTGCATTCATTGTAGGACTACTACTCATGCAG ATGCCAGAAGAGGAGGCTTTTTGCGTGTTTGTGAAGTTGATGCAAGACTACAGATTACGAGAACTCTTCAAACCCAGCATGGCTGAGCTGGGACTCTGCATGTATCAGTTTGAGTGCATGATCCAG GAGCAACTCCCCGAGCTGCACGTGCATTTCCAGGCTCAGAGCTTTCACACCTCCATGTATGCCTCCTCCTGGTTCCTCACCATCTTCCTCACCTCTTTCCCTCTGGCCGTCGCCACGAGGATCTTCGATATCTTCATGTGTGAG GGTCTGGAAATTGTTTTCCGTGTTGGACTGGCCATCCTTCAGATGAACCAGACTGAACTCATCCAGCTTGACATGGAGGGAATGTTACAG CACTTTCAGAAGGTCATCCCACACCAGCTCGACAGCGGACCAGATAAAGTCATCCATGCTGCTTATCAAGTTAAATACAACgccaagaaaatgaaaaa GTTAGAGAAGGAATACACTACAATCAAAACTAAAGAGATTGAGGAGCAGGTGGAGATAAAG AGGCTGCGGACTGAGAACAGACTTCTGAAGCAGAGGATAGACACACTAGAGAAA gAAAGTGCTTCCTTGGCAGATAGATTGATCCAG GGACAAGTGACTCGAGCTcaggaggcagaggagaacTACCTGGTCAAGCGGGAGCTGGCCACAGTCAAACAGCAGAGCGAGGAGGCCAGTGCTCAGCTGGAGCAGGCCAAGAACACCATCAggcagctccagcagcagcagcagccacatgCG AAGGGAGCCCCTCGGTTCTCTGAGGAGTCCGTTctgcagctggagagagagCTTGTGCAGGCCAGGCTGAAGGAGGCAGAGTCCCAGTGTGCTCTCAAGGAAATGCAAGACAAGATCCTGGAAATGGAAAAG AGGAACACGTCGCTACCAGATGACACCAATGTTGTGCGTCTACAAGAGGAGCTGATTGGGGTGAAGCTGAGGGAGGCGGAGGCTTTGACGggcctgaaggagctgagacagCAGGTCAGAGACCTGGAAGAGCACTGGCAG CGTCACTTGGCACGCACCGCTGGTCGCTGGAAGGACAGCCCCAGGAAGAATACGCTGAGTGAGCTGCAGGACGAGCTGATGAGCGTGAGGCTGCGTGAGGCCGAAGCTCAAGCAGAGCTGCGAGAGACACGGCAGAGGATGCTGGAGCTGGAGACACAG AATCAGATTCACAGCAACCACCTGCGACGGGCGGAACAGGAGAGCCGGTGTCTCCAGGAGCGTGTACAAACACTGACGGTGCAAAACAAAGATTTACACGTGCAACTGCAAGAGATCAAGCGGAGACAAGCTGAGATTGAGTGCAAG AGCAAAGAAGAGGTGATGGCAGTGAGGCTGCGAGAAGCTGACAACATTGCTGCTATGGCTGAACTCCAGCAACAGATCTCAGAGCTTGAGATTCAG aaagaagaaggaaaggTCCAAGGCCAGCTCAACCACACAGACTCCAGCCAGTACATCCGCGACCTCAAAGAACAGATAACAGAGCTAAAACATGAG ATATGCTGCTTAAAAGGGCAGAGGGGCCTGGCCAAACAGCCCGCTTTTGATGGGATCCATATCGTCAATCACTATGTGGGGGATGATGAGTCTTACCATTCTTCAGATGAAGATGGAGTCAAGGACCCCACCCTCCAGGACACCCAGCAGAGGAGCGGCGTTGGCGGCCCTATCAGACTGCGCTCCAACCTCGAAGACACAGAcagcgaggaagaggaggatggggAGGCCCTGCGGCTCACTGTACCTTCCAGCGGCAGCCACAAGTCCACCACCGTGTGA
- the evi5b gene encoding ecotropic viral integration site 5 protein homolog isoform X3, translating into MASQVATPTSLQTTATSSSTSLSSPALSPSSPAQLSPDDVELLAKLEEQNRLLETDSKSLRSMNGSRRNSGSSLVSSSSASSNLSHLEEDSWILWGRIVNEWEEVRKKKEKQLKDLVRKGIPHHFRAIVWQLLCNAQNMPIKDQYSELLKMTSPCEKLIRRDIARTYPEHEFFKEKDSLGQEVLFNVMKAYSLVDREVGYCQGSAFIVGLLLMQMPEEEAFCVFVKLMQDYRLRELFKPSMAELGLCMYQFECMIQEQLPELHVHFQAQSFHTSMYASSWFLTIFLTSFPLAVATRIFDIFMCEGLEIVFRVGLAILQMNQTELIQLDMEGMLQHFQKVIPHQLDSGPDKVIHAAYQVKYNAKKMKKLEKEYTTIKTKEIEEQVEIKRLRTENRLLKQRIDTLEKKGAPRFSEESVLQLERELVQARLKEAESQCALKEMQDKILEMEKRNTSLPDDTNVVRLQEELIGVKLREAEALTGLKELRQQVRDLEEHWQRHLARTAGRWKDSPRKNTLSELQDELMSVRLREAEAQAELRETRQRMLELETQNQIHSNHLRRAEQESRCLQERVQTLTVQNKDLHVQLQEIKRRQAEIECKSKEEVMAVRLREADNIAAMAELQQQISELEIQKEEGKVQGQLNHTDSSQYIRDLKEQITELKHEICCLKGQRGLAKQPAFDGIHIVNHYVGDDESYHSSDEDGVKDPTLQDTQQRSGVGGPIRLRSNLEDTDSEEEEDGEALRLTVPSSGSHKSTTV; encoded by the exons GCTGCTGGAGACTGACAGCAAGTCACTGCGCTCCATGAATGGCTCCAGGAGAAACAGTGGCTCCTCCCTGGTGTCAAGCTCCTCCGCCTCCTCTAACCTCTCCCACTTGGAGGAGGACTCATGGATCCTCTGGGGACGAATAGTCAATGAGTGGGAGGAAGTGCGCaagaagaaggagaagcagCTTAAG gaTCTCGTTAGAAAAGGGATTCCTCACCACTTTCGGGCAATAGTGTGGCAGCTGTTGTGCAATGCTCAGAATATGCCCATCAAGGATCAGTACTCAGAGCTCTTGAAGATGACGTCACCTTGCGAGAAGCTGATTCGCAGGGACATCGCCCGCACTTATCCTGAACACGAATTTTTCAAGGAGAAAGACAGCTTGGGCCAGGAAGTGCTCTTCAATGTCATGAAA GCATATTCTCTGGTGGACCGTGAGGTTGGCTATTGTCAAGGAAGTGCATTCATTGTAGGACTACTACTCATGCAG ATGCCAGAAGAGGAGGCTTTTTGCGTGTTTGTGAAGTTGATGCAAGACTACAGATTACGAGAACTCTTCAAACCCAGCATGGCTGAGCTGGGACTCTGCATGTATCAGTTTGAGTGCATGATCCAG GAGCAACTCCCCGAGCTGCACGTGCATTTCCAGGCTCAGAGCTTTCACACCTCCATGTATGCCTCCTCCTGGTTCCTCACCATCTTCCTCACCTCTTTCCCTCTGGCCGTCGCCACGAGGATCTTCGATATCTTCATGTGTGAG GGTCTGGAAATTGTTTTCCGTGTTGGACTGGCCATCCTTCAGATGAACCAGACTGAACTCATCCAGCTTGACATGGAGGGAATGTTACAG CACTTTCAGAAGGTCATCCCACACCAGCTCGACAGCGGACCAGATAAAGTCATCCATGCTGCTTATCAAGTTAAATACAACgccaagaaaatgaaaaa GTTAGAGAAGGAATACACTACAATCAAAACTAAAGAGATTGAGGAGCAGGTGGAGATAAAG AGGCTGCGGACTGAGAACAGACTTCTGAAGCAGAGGATAGACACACTAGAGAAA AAGGGAGCCCCTCGGTTCTCTGAGGAGTCCGTTctgcagctggagagagagCTTGTGCAGGCCAGGCTGAAGGAGGCAGAGTCCCAGTGTGCTCTCAAGGAAATGCAAGACAAGATCCTGGAAATGGAAAAG AGGAACACGTCGCTACCAGATGACACCAATGTTGTGCGTCTACAAGAGGAGCTGATTGGGGTGAAGCTGAGGGAGGCGGAGGCTTTGACGggcctgaaggagctgagacagCAGGTCAGAGACCTGGAAGAGCACTGGCAG CGTCACTTGGCACGCACCGCTGGTCGCTGGAAGGACAGCCCCAGGAAGAATACGCTGAGTGAGCTGCAGGACGAGCTGATGAGCGTGAGGCTGCGTGAGGCCGAAGCTCAAGCAGAGCTGCGAGAGACACGGCAGAGGATGCTGGAGCTGGAGACACAG AATCAGATTCACAGCAACCACCTGCGACGGGCGGAACAGGAGAGCCGGTGTCTCCAGGAGCGTGTACAAACACTGACGGTGCAAAACAAAGATTTACACGTGCAACTGCAAGAGATCAAGCGGAGACAAGCTGAGATTGAGTGCAAG AGCAAAGAAGAGGTGATGGCAGTGAGGCTGCGAGAAGCTGACAACATTGCTGCTATGGCTGAACTCCAGCAACAGATCTCAGAGCTTGAGATTCAG aaagaagaaggaaaggTCCAAGGCCAGCTCAACCACACAGACTCCAGCCAGTACATCCGCGACCTCAAAGAACAGATAACAGAGCTAAAACATGAG ATATGCTGCTTAAAAGGGCAGAGGGGCCTGGCCAAACAGCCCGCTTTTGATGGGATCCATATCGTCAATCACTATGTGGGGGATGATGAGTCTTACCATTCTTCAGATGAAGATGGAGTCAAGGACCCCACCCTCCAGGACACCCAGCAGAGGAGCGGCGTTGGCGGCCCTATCAGACTGCGCTCCAACCTCGAAGACACAGAcagcgaggaagaggaggatggggAGGCCCTGCGGCTCACTGTACCTTCCAGCGGCAGCCACAAGTCCACCACCGTGTGA
- the evi5b gene encoding ecotropic viral integration site 5 protein homolog isoform X2 yields the protein MSLSWLLETDSKSLRSMNGSRRNSGSSLVSSSSASSNLSHLEEDSWILWGRIVNEWEEVRKKKEKQLKDLVRKGIPHHFRAIVWQLLCNAQNMPIKDQYSELLKMTSPCEKLIRRDIARTYPEHEFFKEKDSLGQEVLFNVMKAYSLVDREVGYCQGSAFIVGLLLMQMPEEEAFCVFVKLMQDYRLRELFKPSMAELGLCMYQFECMIQEQLPELHVHFQAQSFHTSMYASSWFLTIFLTSFPLAVATRIFDIFMCEGLEIVFRVGLAILQMNQTELIQLDMEGMLQHFQKVIPHQLDSGPDKVIHAAYQVKYNAKKMKKLEKEYTTIKTKEIEEQVEIKRLRTENRLLKQRIDTLEKESASLADRLIQGQVTRAQEAEENYLVKRELATVKQQSEEASAQLEQAKNTIRQLQQQQQPHAKGAPRFSEESVLQLERELVQARLKEAESQCALKEMQDKILEMEKRNTSLPDDTNVVRLQEELIGVKLREAEALTGLKELRQQVRDLEEHWQRHLARTAGRWKDSPRKNTLSELQDELMSVRLREAEAQAELRETRQRMLELETQNQIHSNHLRRAEQESRCLQERVQTLTVQNKDLHVQLQEIKRRQAEIECKSKEEVMAVRLREADNIAAMAELQQQISELEIQKEEGKVQGQLNHTDSSQYIRDLKEQITELKHEICCLKGQRGLAKQPAFDGIHIVNHYVGDDESYHSSDEDGVKDPTLQDTQQRSGVGGPIRLRSNLEDTDSEEEEDGEALRLTVPSSGSHKSTTV from the exons GCTGCTGGAGACTGACAGCAAGTCACTGCGCTCCATGAATGGCTCCAGGAGAAACAGTGGCTCCTCCCTGGTGTCAAGCTCCTCCGCCTCCTCTAACCTCTCCCACTTGGAGGAGGACTCATGGATCCTCTGGGGACGAATAGTCAATGAGTGGGAGGAAGTGCGCaagaagaaggagaagcagCTTAAG gaTCTCGTTAGAAAAGGGATTCCTCACCACTTTCGGGCAATAGTGTGGCAGCTGTTGTGCAATGCTCAGAATATGCCCATCAAGGATCAGTACTCAGAGCTCTTGAAGATGACGTCACCTTGCGAGAAGCTGATTCGCAGGGACATCGCCCGCACTTATCCTGAACACGAATTTTTCAAGGAGAAAGACAGCTTGGGCCAGGAAGTGCTCTTCAATGTCATGAAA GCATATTCTCTGGTGGACCGTGAGGTTGGCTATTGTCAAGGAAGTGCATTCATTGTAGGACTACTACTCATGCAG ATGCCAGAAGAGGAGGCTTTTTGCGTGTTTGTGAAGTTGATGCAAGACTACAGATTACGAGAACTCTTCAAACCCAGCATGGCTGAGCTGGGACTCTGCATGTATCAGTTTGAGTGCATGATCCAG GAGCAACTCCCCGAGCTGCACGTGCATTTCCAGGCTCAGAGCTTTCACACCTCCATGTATGCCTCCTCCTGGTTCCTCACCATCTTCCTCACCTCTTTCCCTCTGGCCGTCGCCACGAGGATCTTCGATATCTTCATGTGTGAG GGTCTGGAAATTGTTTTCCGTGTTGGACTGGCCATCCTTCAGATGAACCAGACTGAACTCATCCAGCTTGACATGGAGGGAATGTTACAG CACTTTCAGAAGGTCATCCCACACCAGCTCGACAGCGGACCAGATAAAGTCATCCATGCTGCTTATCAAGTTAAATACAACgccaagaaaatgaaaaa GTTAGAGAAGGAATACACTACAATCAAAACTAAAGAGATTGAGGAGCAGGTGGAGATAAAG AGGCTGCGGACTGAGAACAGACTTCTGAAGCAGAGGATAGACACACTAGAGAAA gAAAGTGCTTCCTTGGCAGATAGATTGATCCAG GGACAAGTGACTCGAGCTcaggaggcagaggagaacTACCTGGTCAAGCGGGAGCTGGCCACAGTCAAACAGCAGAGCGAGGAGGCCAGTGCTCAGCTGGAGCAGGCCAAGAACACCATCAggcagctccagcagcagcagcagccacatgCG AAGGGAGCCCCTCGGTTCTCTGAGGAGTCCGTTctgcagctggagagagagCTTGTGCAGGCCAGGCTGAAGGAGGCAGAGTCCCAGTGTGCTCTCAAGGAAATGCAAGACAAGATCCTGGAAATGGAAAAG AGGAACACGTCGCTACCAGATGACACCAATGTTGTGCGTCTACAAGAGGAGCTGATTGGGGTGAAGCTGAGGGAGGCGGAGGCTTTGACGggcctgaaggagctgagacagCAGGTCAGAGACCTGGAAGAGCACTGGCAG CGTCACTTGGCACGCACCGCTGGTCGCTGGAAGGACAGCCCCAGGAAGAATACGCTGAGTGAGCTGCAGGACGAGCTGATGAGCGTGAGGCTGCGTGAGGCCGAAGCTCAAGCAGAGCTGCGAGAGACACGGCAGAGGATGCTGGAGCTGGAGACACAG AATCAGATTCACAGCAACCACCTGCGACGGGCGGAACAGGAGAGCCGGTGTCTCCAGGAGCGTGTACAAACACTGACGGTGCAAAACAAAGATTTACACGTGCAACTGCAAGAGATCAAGCGGAGACAAGCTGAGATTGAGTGCAAG AGCAAAGAAGAGGTGATGGCAGTGAGGCTGCGAGAAGCTGACAACATTGCTGCTATGGCTGAACTCCAGCAACAGATCTCAGAGCTTGAGATTCAG aaagaagaaggaaaggTCCAAGGCCAGCTCAACCACACAGACTCCAGCCAGTACATCCGCGACCTCAAAGAACAGATAACAGAGCTAAAACATGAG ATATGCTGCTTAAAAGGGCAGAGGGGCCTGGCCAAACAGCCCGCTTTTGATGGGATCCATATCGTCAATCACTATGTGGGGGATGATGAGTCTTACCATTCTTCAGATGAAGATGGAGTCAAGGACCCCACCCTCCAGGACACCCAGCAGAGGAGCGGCGTTGGCGGCCCTATCAGACTGCGCTCCAACCTCGAAGACACAGAcagcgaggaagaggaggatggggAGGCCCTGCGGCTCACTGTACCTTCCAGCGGCAGCCACAAGTCCACCACCGTGTGA
- the evi5b gene encoding ecotropic viral integration site 5 protein homolog isoform X4, protein MPIKDQYSELLKMTSPCEKLIRRDIARTYPEHEFFKEKDSLGQEVLFNVMKAYSLVDREVGYCQGSAFIVGLLLMQMPEEEAFCVFVKLMQDYRLRELFKPSMAELGLCMYQFECMIQEQLPELHVHFQAQSFHTSMYASSWFLTIFLTSFPLAVATRIFDIFMCEGLEIVFRVGLAILQMNQTELIQLDMEGMLQHFQKVIPHQLDSGPDKVIHAAYQVKYNAKKMKKLEKEYTTIKTKEIEEQVEIKRLRTENRLLKQRIDTLEKESASLADRLIQGQVTRAQEAEENYLVKRELATVKQQSEEASAQLEQAKNTIRQLQQQQQPHAKGAPRFSEESVLQLERELVQARLKEAESQCALKEMQDKILEMEKRNTSLPDDTNVVRLQEELIGVKLREAEALTGLKELRQQVRDLEEHWQRHLARTAGRWKDSPRKNTLSELQDELMSVRLREAEAQAELRETRQRMLELETQNQIHSNHLRRAEQESRCLQERVQTLTVQNKDLHVQLQEIKRRQAEIECKSKEEVMAVRLREADNIAAMAELQQQISELEIQKEEGKVQGQLNHTDSSQYIRDLKEQITELKHEICCLKGQRGLAKQPAFDGIHIVNHYVGDDESYHSSDEDGVKDPTLQDTQQRSGVGGPIRLRSNLEDTDSEEEEDGEALRLTVPSSGSHKSTTV, encoded by the exons ATGCCCATCAAGGATCAGTACTCAGAGCTCTTGAAGATGACGTCACCTTGCGAGAAGCTGATTCGCAGGGACATCGCCCGCACTTATCCTGAACACGAATTTTTCAAGGAGAAAGACAGCTTGGGCCAGGAAGTGCTCTTCAATGTCATGAAA GCATATTCTCTGGTGGACCGTGAGGTTGGCTATTGTCAAGGAAGTGCATTCATTGTAGGACTACTACTCATGCAG ATGCCAGAAGAGGAGGCTTTTTGCGTGTTTGTGAAGTTGATGCAAGACTACAGATTACGAGAACTCTTCAAACCCAGCATGGCTGAGCTGGGACTCTGCATGTATCAGTTTGAGTGCATGATCCAG GAGCAACTCCCCGAGCTGCACGTGCATTTCCAGGCTCAGAGCTTTCACACCTCCATGTATGCCTCCTCCTGGTTCCTCACCATCTTCCTCACCTCTTTCCCTCTGGCCGTCGCCACGAGGATCTTCGATATCTTCATGTGTGAG GGTCTGGAAATTGTTTTCCGTGTTGGACTGGCCATCCTTCAGATGAACCAGACTGAACTCATCCAGCTTGACATGGAGGGAATGTTACAG CACTTTCAGAAGGTCATCCCACACCAGCTCGACAGCGGACCAGATAAAGTCATCCATGCTGCTTATCAAGTTAAATACAACgccaagaaaatgaaaaa GTTAGAGAAGGAATACACTACAATCAAAACTAAAGAGATTGAGGAGCAGGTGGAGATAAAG AGGCTGCGGACTGAGAACAGACTTCTGAAGCAGAGGATAGACACACTAGAGAAA gAAAGTGCTTCCTTGGCAGATAGATTGATCCAG GGACAAGTGACTCGAGCTcaggaggcagaggagaacTACCTGGTCAAGCGGGAGCTGGCCACAGTCAAACAGCAGAGCGAGGAGGCCAGTGCTCAGCTGGAGCAGGCCAAGAACACCATCAggcagctccagcagcagcagcagccacatgCG AAGGGAGCCCCTCGGTTCTCTGAGGAGTCCGTTctgcagctggagagagagCTTGTGCAGGCCAGGCTGAAGGAGGCAGAGTCCCAGTGTGCTCTCAAGGAAATGCAAGACAAGATCCTGGAAATGGAAAAG AGGAACACGTCGCTACCAGATGACACCAATGTTGTGCGTCTACAAGAGGAGCTGATTGGGGTGAAGCTGAGGGAGGCGGAGGCTTTGACGggcctgaaggagctgagacagCAGGTCAGAGACCTGGAAGAGCACTGGCAG CGTCACTTGGCACGCACCGCTGGTCGCTGGAAGGACAGCCCCAGGAAGAATACGCTGAGTGAGCTGCAGGACGAGCTGATGAGCGTGAGGCTGCGTGAGGCCGAAGCTCAAGCAGAGCTGCGAGAGACACGGCAGAGGATGCTGGAGCTGGAGACACAG AATCAGATTCACAGCAACCACCTGCGACGGGCGGAACAGGAGAGCCGGTGTCTCCAGGAGCGTGTACAAACACTGACGGTGCAAAACAAAGATTTACACGTGCAACTGCAAGAGATCAAGCGGAGACAAGCTGAGATTGAGTGCAAG AGCAAAGAAGAGGTGATGGCAGTGAGGCTGCGAGAAGCTGACAACATTGCTGCTATGGCTGAACTCCAGCAACAGATCTCAGAGCTTGAGATTCAG aaagaagaaggaaaggTCCAAGGCCAGCTCAACCACACAGACTCCAGCCAGTACATCCGCGACCTCAAAGAACAGATAACAGAGCTAAAACATGAG ATATGCTGCTTAAAAGGGCAGAGGGGCCTGGCCAAACAGCCCGCTTTTGATGGGATCCATATCGTCAATCACTATGTGGGGGATGATGAGTCTTACCATTCTTCAGATGAAGATGGAGTCAAGGACCCCACCCTCCAGGACACCCAGCAGAGGAGCGGCGTTGGCGGCCCTATCAGACTGCGCTCCAACCTCGAAGACACAGAcagcgaggaagaggaggatggggAGGCCCTGCGGCTCACTGTACCTTCCAGCGGCAGCCACAAGTCCACCACCGTGTGA